From one Actinomycetota bacterium genomic stretch:
- a CDS encoding aminopeptidase, whose amino-acid sequence EEFMAGGGNDSLTHVDFMIGSDDMDIDGITASGSAEAVMRFGEWAFDV is encoded by the coding sequence GAGGAATTTATGGCCGGGGGCGGAAACGACAGCCTCACGCACGTGGACTTCATGATCGGCAGCGACGACATGGACATCGACGGCATCACCGCGTCCGGCAGCGCCGAGGCCGTGATGCGGTTCGGCGAGTGGGCGTTCGACGTCTGA
- the prcB gene encoding proteasome subunit beta: MTDRPPASLLGLQPGRLPESFTDFLRAERPDLLPRLEGQGTGMTFATTILALRYSSGVVIAGDRRATEGFSIAHRDIEKVFPTDSHSAVAISGVAGPSMEMVRLFQTELEYYEKVEGEPLSLTGRANHLGRLIRANLPAAMQGLVVLPLFAGYDVRTGGGRIFRYDVTGGLYEETDYHATGSGGSEAKGTLKKLYHASDDIDGDAGVRMSLEALADAAEEDVGTAGPDPVHGIYPTVFVIDAQGVREVPEAEVRRVATEVLDRRSAAYQRRAGTTKPMSAEE, from the coding sequence ATGACCGACCGGCCCCCGGCGTCCCTGCTCGGCCTCCAGCCCGGACGCCTGCCCGAGAGCTTCACGGACTTCCTGCGGGCCGAGCGTCCGGACCTCCTTCCGCGCCTGGAGGGGCAGGGGACCGGGATGACCTTCGCCACGACGATCCTCGCGCTGCGGTACTCGTCCGGGGTGGTGATCGCCGGCGACCGGCGGGCGACCGAGGGCTTTTCCATCGCGCACCGCGACATCGAAAAGGTGTTCCCGACCGACTCCCACTCGGCGGTGGCGATCTCCGGCGTGGCAGGGCCGTCGATGGAGATGGTGCGCCTGTTCCAGACCGAGCTCGAGTACTACGAGAAGGTGGAGGGCGAGCCTCTGTCGCTCACCGGCCGGGCGAACCACCTCGGCCGCCTCATCCGCGCCAACCTTCCGGCGGCGATGCAGGGACTGGTCGTGCTGCCGCTGTTCGCGGGCTATGACGTGCGGACCGGCGGCGGGCGCATCTTCCGCTACGACGTGACCGGCGGGCTGTACGAGGAGACCGACTATCACGCGACCGGGTCCGGGGGCAGCGAGGCGAAGGGGACCCTCAAGAAGCTGTACCACGCGTCGGACGACATCGACGGCGACGCCGGCGTGCGCATGTCGCTTGAGGCCCTGGCCGATGCCGCCGAGGAGGACGTCGGCACCGCGGGTCCGGACCCGGTCCACGGCATCTACCCGACGGTGTTCGTCATCGACGCGCAGGGGGTCCGGGAGGTTCCGGAGGCCGAGGTCCGGCGCGTGGCCACGGAGGTCCTCGACCGCCGCTCCGCCGCCTACCAGCGCCGCGCCGGGACCACCAAGCCCATGTCGGCGGAGGAGTGA
- a CDS encoding alpha/beta fold hydrolase, with product MAIALLAMSLAWAGPTASRPVSAQVPERPHLPSAGLSAPGVDVPCEPSADRPVPLILLHGTRSDRTINWSYLGPELAAMGFCVYSLDFPDRGQVPVPDSVAALAARVEEVKRETGAPKVSLFGHSLGGVVARDYVKRGGGLTMVEDVVAMGTSHTGYYTEPPGDQVDALFNTECHACFDQARGSDYMLGLNDGPDLTPGSASYTSIITAYDGVALPLESQYLPEGPEVANILLQDACPDHFVDHVTLALDPLVRDWVVNALERAGPADESRTVDCAPPLSRRGS from the coding sequence ATGGCGATTGCGCTTCTGGCGATGAGTTTGGCGTGGGCTGGACCGACCGCGTCACGGCCGGTGTCGGCCCAGGTGCCAGAGCGTCCACATCTGCCGAGCGCCGGGTTGTCCGCTCCCGGAGTGGACGTGCCCTGTGAGCCAAGCGCGGATCGGCCCGTTCCGCTCATCCTGCTGCACGGCACAAGGTCCGACCGGACTATCAATTGGTCCTACCTGGGTCCTGAGCTGGCGGCCATGGGCTTTTGCGTGTACAGCCTCGACTTTCCCGACAGGGGACAGGTTCCCGTCCCGGATTCGGTCGCCGCTCTCGCTGCCCGCGTCGAAGAGGTGAAGCGGGAAACGGGGGCGCCCAAGGTCTCATTGTTCGGTCACTCCCTGGGCGGCGTCGTTGCGCGCGACTACGTCAAGCGGGGCGGCGGTCTGACCATGGTCGAGGACGTCGTCGCCATGGGCACGTCGCACACCGGTTACTACACCGAGCCGCCGGGCGACCAGGTGGATGCTCTTTTCAATACCGAGTGCCACGCCTGCTTCGACCAGGCGCGTGGCTCCGACTACATGCTGGGACTCAACGACGGGCCGGACCTCACGCCCGGCTCGGCCTCCTACACCTCGATCATCACGGCTTACGACGGAGTCGCCTTGCCGCTGGAGAGTCAGTACCTGCCGGAGGGGCCAGAGGTGGCCAACATCCTTCTGCAGGACGCATGTCCGGACCACTTCGTCGATCACGTGACTCTGGCGCTGGATCCGCTCGTGCGGGACTGGGTCGTGAACGCACTGGAGCGCGCTGGACCTGCCGACGAGAGCCGGACCGTCGACTGCGCCCCGCCGCTCAGCCGCAGAGGGAGCTGA